One window from the genome of Pseudomonas sp. L5B5 encodes:
- the pcsA gene encoding phosphatidylcholine synthase: MITTMQIARIKAWGAHGFTATGVVSALLATLALFDNQPKACLLWLGVALLVDGVDGSLARKVKTSSVLPNIDGSVLDLVIDYLTYVFIPALFIYRYIPLPEYSALLATSLILLSSLLCFCNVNMKSHDNYFQGFPAAWNVVALCFYLIEPGPWTSLLSIFILALLTATRVQFLHPFRVRKWMPLNIIVTFVWLLSGALLILGHPQHNPAIMGLWLAASAYFLGICLWRSAQEWLGKGS; the protein is encoded by the coding sequence GTGATCACGACAATGCAAATCGCCAGAATCAAAGCCTGGGGTGCCCATGGCTTCACCGCGACCGGAGTGGTCAGCGCCCTGCTCGCGACCCTGGCGCTGTTCGATAACCAGCCCAAGGCCTGCCTGTTGTGGCTGGGAGTGGCGCTGCTGGTGGATGGTGTCGACGGCTCCCTGGCACGCAAGGTCAAGACCAGCTCGGTGCTGCCCAACATCGACGGTTCGGTACTGGACCTGGTGATCGACTACCTGACCTACGTGTTCATCCCGGCGCTGTTCATCTACCGCTACATTCCCCTGCCGGAATACAGCGCCCTGCTGGCCACCTCGCTGATCCTGCTATCGTCGCTGCTGTGCTTCTGCAACGTCAACATGAAGAGCCACGACAATTACTTCCAGGGATTCCCCGCAGCCTGGAACGTGGTCGCCCTGTGCTTCTACCTGATCGAGCCGGGCCCCTGGACGAGCCTGCTGAGCATTTTCATCCTGGCCCTGCTGACGGCGACCCGGGTGCAGTTCCTGCATCCGTTCCGGGTGCGCAAGTGGATGCCGCTGAACATCATCGTCACCTTCGTCTGGTTGCTCAGCGGCGCCCTGCTGATTCTCGGCCACCCGCAGCACAACCCGGCGATCATGGGCCTGTGGCTGGCCGCCTCGGCCTATTTCCTCGGGATCTGCCTATGGCGCTCGGCGCAGGAGTGGCTGGGCAAGGGTTCTTGA
- the ampC gene encoding class C beta-lactamase: protein MRQTTLTGLTLTSACALLLGASQALAGTSADLSLKTTVDATIRPLMHQQGIPGMAVAIMSNGQRHYFNYGVASKDNQQPVDNDTLFEVGSVSKTFTATLGAYAQASGKLALQDIASQYLPALRGSVFDGVSLLQLATYTAGGLPLQFPDEVQGEAKTQDYYSTWKPRFEPGTQRQYSNPSIGLFGYLAARSLGQPFDQLMEGTLFPKLALKHSYIHVPKDQLKHYALGYDKQDKPIRLGSGPLDAQAYGVKTSAPDLLQFVADNLQPGELDDTLQKALASTQSGYYQVGDMTQGLGWERYAYPVPLARLMAGNSSQMALEPHPVQWLNPAQPPKTDALYNKTGSTNGFGAYVLFVPGKQIGIVLLANKNYPNEERIRAAHAILGALDSAR from the coding sequence ATGCGGCAAACAACCTTGACCGGATTGACCCTGACCAGCGCCTGCGCGCTGCTCCTCGGCGCCTCCCAGGCCCTGGCCGGAACCAGCGCCGACCTCTCATTGAAAACCACCGTTGACGCCACCATCCGCCCCCTGATGCACCAGCAGGGCATCCCCGGCATGGCGGTGGCGATCATGAGCAACGGCCAGCGACATTACTTTAACTACGGTGTTGCGTCCAAGGACAATCAGCAGCCGGTGGACAACGACACCCTGTTCGAGGTGGGGTCGGTGAGCAAGACCTTCACTGCCACCCTGGGCGCTTATGCCCAGGCCAGCGGCAAGCTGGCCCTGCAGGACATCGCCAGCCAGTACCTGCCAGCCCTGCGCGGCAGCGTCTTCGACGGTGTCAGCCTGCTGCAACTGGCCACCTACACCGCCGGTGGCCTGCCGCTGCAATTCCCTGACGAAGTCCAGGGCGAAGCCAAGACCCAGGACTACTACAGCACCTGGAAACCGCGCTTCGAACCCGGCACCCAGCGTCAGTATTCCAACCCCAGCATCGGCCTGTTCGGCTACCTGGCTGCCCGCAGCCTGGGCCAGCCATTCGACCAGTTGATGGAGGGCACGCTGTTTCCCAAGCTGGCCCTCAAGCACAGCTACATCCACGTACCCAAGGACCAGTTGAAGCACTATGCCCTGGGCTATGACAAGCAGGACAAGCCGATACGCCTCGGCTCCGGCCCCCTGGATGCCCAGGCGTACGGGGTGAAGACCAGTGCGCCGGACCTGTTGCAGTTCGTTGCCGACAACCTGCAGCCGGGCGAGCTCGACGACACCCTGCAAAAAGCCCTGGCCAGCACCCAGAGCGGCTACTACCAGGTAGGCGACATGACCCAGGGCCTGGGCTGGGAACGCTATGCATACCCTGTACCCCTGGCGCGCCTGATGGCCGGCAACTCATCGCAGATGGCCCTCGAACCCCACCCGGTGCAATGGCTGAACCCGGCCCAGCCGCCCAAGACCGACGCGCTGTACAACAAGACGGGGTCCACCAACGGCTTCGGTGCCTACGTCCTGTTCGTGCCGGGCAAGCAGATCGGCATCGTGCTGCTGGCCAACAAGAATTACCCCAATGAGGAGCGGATCAGGGCCGCCCACGCCATTCTCGGAGCCCTGGACAGCGCCAGGTAA
- a CDS encoding LysR substrate-binding domain-containing protein: MLRPHLPLNALRAFEASARHLSFTRAAIELCVTQAAVSHQVKSLETQLNVTLFKRLPRGLMLTSEGETLLPVLRECFDRIAQTLGRFDGGHYREVLTVGAVGTFAVGWLLPRLADFQARFPYIDLRLSTNNNRVDVAAEGLDYAIRFGSGAWHGTDAMQLMQAPLSVLCIPEIARQLQTPSDLLGQTLLRSYRTDEWPQWFQAAGLGAHALLPQSIVFDSSLGMLEAALQGMGVALAPPLMFERQLASGAVEQPFAVGIVTGSYWLTRLQSRAETAAMTAFRGWLLEQMARHVP; this comes from the coding sequence ATGCTTCGTCCTCATTTGCCGTTGAATGCGCTGCGAGCCTTCGAAGCCTCGGCGCGCCATTTGAGCTTTACCCGCGCGGCCATCGAGCTGTGCGTGACCCAAGCCGCCGTCAGCCACCAGGTCAAGAGCCTGGAGACGCAGCTCAACGTCACCTTGTTCAAGCGCTTGCCCCGGGGGCTGATGCTTACCAGCGAAGGCGAGACCCTGCTGCCGGTGCTGCGCGAATGCTTCGACCGCATCGCCCAGACCCTGGGGCGCTTCGACGGCGGACATTATCGCGAAGTGCTGACGGTGGGGGCGGTGGGCACCTTTGCCGTGGGCTGGCTGCTACCGCGCCTGGCGGATTTCCAGGCGCGTTTCCCCTACATCGACCTGCGCCTGAGCACCAACAACAACCGGGTGGACGTGGCGGCCGAGGGCCTGGACTATGCCATCCGTTTTGGCAGCGGGGCCTGGCACGGCACTGATGCGATGCAGCTGATGCAGGCGCCGCTGTCGGTGTTGTGCATCCCCGAGATCGCCCGCCAATTGCAGACCCCCTCGGACCTGTTGGGGCAGACCCTGTTGCGTTCCTACCGCACCGATGAATGGCCGCAATGGTTCCAGGCAGCAGGTCTGGGAGCCCATGCGCTGTTGCCCCAGAGCATCGTTTTCGATTCGTCCCTGGGCATGCTCGAAGCCGCCCTGCAGGGCATGGGCGTGGCCCTGGCGCCGCCCCTGATGTTCGAGCGGCAACTGGCCAGTGGCGCCGTGGAGCAGCCCTTCGCTGTGGGTATCGTCACCGGCAGCTACTGGCTGACCCGCCTGCAATCCCGGGCCGAGACCGCTGCGATGACGGCCTTCAGGGGCTGGCTGCTGGAGCAGATGGCCCGTCACGTTCCCTGA
- a CDS encoding AraC family transcriptional regulator has translation MFNQQDELQDPDAIPRPVCALRISAQAERWEQPWHSHRKAQLLFPLAGVFICESAEGLWLAPPQCAVWIPSSIAHRVQGLEHAQGYCLFVEPEQARDLPDACCTLAVSPLLQELLRRCAQLPQLYNLDGAEGRLMAVALDELAVAPREQIHLPMPRHAQLRRLAQQILEQPQRRHSLEQWGELIGLSERSLSRLILAETGLSFGRWQRQLHILLGLKQLGRGDSVERVALTLGYDSASAFIRMFKKAVGQPPGRFFTERRQILDHDL, from the coding sequence ATGTTCAACCAGCAAGACGAACTTCAGGATCCGGACGCCATCCCGCGTCCGGTGTGCGCTTTGCGGATCTCGGCCCAGGCGGAGCGTTGGGAGCAGCCCTGGCACAGTCACCGCAAGGCGCAGTTGCTGTTTCCACTGGCCGGGGTGTTCATTTGTGAAAGCGCCGAGGGCCTCTGGTTGGCCCCACCGCAGTGCGCCGTGTGGATTCCCAGCAGCATCGCCCATCGGGTCCAGGGGCTGGAGCATGCCCAGGGGTACTGCCTGTTCGTCGAGCCGGAACAGGCTCGGGACCTGCCCGATGCCTGCTGCACCCTGGCGGTGTCACCGCTGTTGCAGGAGCTGTTGCGGCGTTGCGCGCAGTTGCCGCAGTTGTACAACCTGGACGGCGCCGAGGGGCGGCTGATGGCGGTGGCCCTGGACGAACTGGCCGTTGCTCCCAGGGAGCAGATCCACTTGCCCATGCCCCGCCACGCCCAGTTGCGCCGTCTGGCCCAGCAGATCCTCGAGCAGCCGCAACGGCGCCATAGTCTCGAGCAGTGGGGCGAACTGATCGGTCTCAGCGAGCGCAGCCTGAGTCGCCTGATCCTGGCCGAAACCGGCCTGAGTTTCGGTCGGTGGCAGCGCCAGTTGCATATCCTGCTGGGGCTCAAGCAATTGGGACGCGGCGACTCGGTGGAGCGAGTGGCGCTGACCCTGGGCTACGACAGCGCCAGTGCCTTCATCCGCATGTTCAAGAAGGCCGTGGGCCAGCCCCCGGGGCGGTTTTTTACCGAACGCC